The DNA segment ggtacaatcccagaggcgacctcatctatcagagaattactccaagttggggtgaaaacttcccatattccagaagttcgatggcattgagaaggtgaatcacagtagctaactcaacgcaaggagtgcaaacacttcaagtgcttcagaagtgtgagcaaagagcaggcgaaggccagtaacaagctcgatgcatgaagtacaacctcgaggaggcgggcgaagtcaagtaacctttgccttctcaactcttaagagaatgggcgaaaccgagtaccccaattctcttatctatccagcagaggagcgctgcacaagttcaaagacccttcgaagataatggaagacaatagttatcaaatcctcatcaacggtgatcagtgctactaagagtagattgtccgcctcatctcccaacgaaatgccaatcgaaagcggaagtgatgcaaacctacttggatgtgataactaattgaaagaagagtcaatgagcagattttgtggaggaaggacccaaaacttcagaagtttgcgaggcgatgctcgttaaagctccaacaagcatccacccagttcaagcagcatgtggaaattttgagagactggcgcagtaaggatggtcttttccttcatttgctagatccgcaggaatcaacgaggatcaacacaactcagccaaccccacaccagagtcagagacaTTGGCGAGTcgaagcagcatagcggatcaaaggttcaactactcagaaacagcaacggagagcaactgggagccgggaggcgcattgcagctggagcagaagattgaagactcagcaaaggcgaagagttgcagtgttcacaaaggcttcgacgaggaggtcgaagggataagtgggggagaatgtcatggacaaactttaaaacaggatgtttgatgtaatgcttatatctgtccgtgtttgttggcatgttcatgccctgtacagcatgtagaggggcaaccgaaggcttataagtcccattttagttgggtggtgacctctttaggcttgtaaataaaggttgtcatgtggacacgtgcgagagcttttcggtctgtaatggaccattttaccctttgttgtgccactgttcagagcttgtaaagtctgtttgtaatttgcattgcctatgaagtatttttcggacatgtttgcttgtggatcccgattgaggcgttctctttaacccgttctctcttttgttgctcctaagggacgatgggaggcttcggggaggctgacctttgcggacgaacgcgcaagggtgccgcacgacttaggcaaaaccagctaagtccgtgtcaaggcGGCGGTTGACTTGGGAGAATTGTACCTTAATGAAGCTGTCCGCCGAGTCGGATGATACGGAGTCAGGCTCGGGGCGACGTCGCGCGGCTCGGGAGGGTGCGGGAGAAACGCGTGCGGGCGAACTCTCGTGGTGAACGGCCCCGTCTCGGGTTTCACCGGTTGCATCCTGTCCCATGCTTGGCCTTTGTTGGGTTGGGTCGGCGGAGGCCTCTGTCAGTCGCCTAATTTCGGAAATAAGTGGGACAACGGTCTGCATTATCTCCGCTATTCCCTGTACTTGCTTAGCGAGGGCGAAAAATGCCTCGGGCGGTACGGCCGGGGGGCCGACCGCGGGTAATGGGGGTGGCATCCCTAAGTCGTTGAACAGGCGCCAATAACGATCCGACGTTGACGTCGGCATTTCTCTTTCTCCGTGGGCGACGGGTCCGACGGAGTCGGCGTGAGGatcgctcgacattcgggccctccttctatcgCCAATCTGATGCGGTCtgcatctgtttaagccgtgacctcggggcggtacggctcggttcAGGGGTCCGGATGCCGAGGATCACAGGTAGAGCTTCTTGACGTCTTTTGGGGAAGCGCTCGCGGCAACCCGATCGGGGCGTGGTCTTCGGAGATGGCTAGTTGCAGCGTCCCGGTAACGCGGTCGccgtgtacctgcacaaaggtcggaccgtatcttcggcccgacccctccgacggtctaATTAGTGGACGAGAAGAGGATTTCTGTGCCCAGAGCTCCTACCGTTGGCCCCCGTTCACCTTTAGGGCTCTGGACTCTTTATAGTTTGGGTCTGATACTACCTGATGTTCCTGCCTGTCAGAGCAGGGTCGTGCCTCTGGCTGGATTTGACAGCGCCATTAGGGTCGCATGGCGGACCATcctgtcgcagggtatgggcgacggAGCCGCTGGCTGAGAGGGGGTGACGTTGGCGACGTCGGGTCAGCGTTAATGCCCGTTCACTCGGGCTGGGTGCGGGCCACGCGCGGATGGCGTCGTGGCATGTCGCGTCGCCATTACTCCCTGAGGGGAGTCACTTCGATTGTCCAACCATGGGATGGCTGGCGTCAACAGTCCGTGTCCCCGTTGACTCTATGGTGACTCCCCTGTCAACCCTCTCAATCCCCTCATCCTTCCTCGCAACTTTGATTAAGTACTATTTGAAATTTGAATGCTCTTAAGCTTTTAAGATCTCTCCTTCGATGGTAAGTGGAAGTCATTGTTTCATTATCAAAGAGATATTTGAAAATCTGCTCGTGACAACTCAAGAAAGGTAACACATCAACATTGATGTGGAGTTGGAGAAAACCAATATGAAGGTCAAAGTAAGTCAAATATTGTTAAGCTACATTTTAAAATTCTAAATTTAAAAGAGGAGGATATGAAACTTTTCAAAAGTATATTGAGAAAAAATATCTAACATAAACTGGTACAAAGAAAAGTCAAACGTTGATTTTTGAGTACCTTATTAATCACACTTTTCGTTTTTCTATTATGAAGCATTAGCTAGATTAATTTTTAttacatatttatttttagttttggtacaaaaaaatgattttatggaTTATTATCAATAATAATCTTACCCACActtttgatgatctttataagaaaataataataaaaaattgagcTTTGAATGGCTATGTTTATATTTGTGTTGATATTTGGAATGATCACTCTCAAATGCACTCGTacatgtgaatcatttgtcattGGATTGATAGTGATTAGaccatataaaaatatttttttagaattttttaaaaacaacataagccaatatatatttaatttttttaaaaaaattattggttTTGACAATGCAATAATAATTACCACTTTTATTCTAGAATTACATGAAGTATATCAACTTACTTTTGATAGTATCCCTTTTATATTAGATATGTTTGTCATGTTTTGAATGTATGTGTACAAGAAGGTTTTAGATCTTTGAAATTGTTCTTTCTCCCGTTAAACAAATTATTTCATTCTTATAAGATCATCCATAAGATTTTATAAGGATGTTTCTATCCAATGAAttctacttatgaattgtttaaaTAATCttttgaatataaggaattactatgtacttttattataaataatattaggcATATTAGTTTATATCCATAGCATTGTTatgtatgtaaatttttttttaataataattttaataatataatttatactTTGTCTAGTGTTTATTATCCTACTACATATTTTTAGTTGTTTatattaatattgatttaaatatgataataattaCTATGAAATCAAAatggataattttttaaaaaaacattATTGATTTATTTAGTTACTTATGTTTTTTATCCTAGTACTAAATTAGATGACTTAAGTGATAATTTAGCCACTTAGTACAAAAATTTTAGGAGCAGATGCTAACTATACGAGAGAACAATATACCTTTAAAACTTGTACATCTATGGATCAAATTAGCATGATAGTAAAATCGGaagaaaaattattattacaaataataaaaaaacgaAGGGGGATCACTAGGCTCGAACTTGGAGCTTAATATGTATCTAATAACTTCTTTTGAGATAAACGATAGTCATAATGATTGACATTTTTAGAATGATGGACATAATACATAATGATATTTTTAATGTTGACGATGATCACAAGGCAAATTTGGCAACTCCAGCATCTAGCTGTCGAGCATGCCTTCAACTTGGGAGGACAAATCCTGAAATTTAATTGAATAAAACCCTCGAATCAATTGAAGCTCAACAACAATTAGACAAATGCGACAAAACGAAACCAAGAGATTATTCACGAATACAACTACCTCCTATTTAATGCATCAATCGAATGGATGATTTAAGCAATTAAAACTTTATAATTTTACTCAATTTTATCAACCTTTTTTTTTCATGTCATTTACATAGTTACACTCATTATAGTTGtacgtttattttttaaaatttactaataaaattataatttttcatattataaatttcaattaaaaataataaaatattatcagTTCAAACTAGAATTGGCCTTGGACGATTCTGAAGCCATAGTTAGGACAATTAGATTGGACAAAGTCGTGATCAGAGCTACTAGATTGTGGACTGTTTTGATTGCCACTAATTGTGGACTGTTTTAAtgtaatttctctctctctctctctctagtagaAGCCGATTCTTTTTCCCCCAAAAGAAAATCCATTAAGATTTCAGCATCACACTAAACTAAATTTGCAGGAACATATAGACAAATTTTCCTTTAAAATCTTTCCACCACCATGAAGCATCAGAAGAACCCACACGATGAACCATGTCTTCCGTGTATCGCTTGCTGTCCCATGCAAAACTGCCCGTGATTCAATTGTAATCAAATAATTCTTGAAGGAAAACactgatggttttttttttttttacaccaacaaacaaaaaaaaaaaacgtcaCCCATCCAGATCGTTGATCCGTGTCATGAGCAGTAATATAGGCATAGTACTTTTAACAATGGAAGTAGCTGTAGCTTAAAGTTCATATGATATGTAGACATGCCAGACTGTGCTGCTGTTACATAGAAACAGACCTTAGCCATCAGAATTAACTTTTGAACCAGGATAAGAGAACAAGCGAGTAGCGTTTTGGAAACTCAGCTCAGCGAGCTCCTCCTCGGGCATTTCAAGTAGTGTTGCAACATATTTCAACACCTGAAAAATCATGTCATCATTCTTACCGTATTTTAGACAGTGACTAAGTTGGGTTCAGGATTGTAGAGGTTAAATCAACTAAAAAAGGGGCAATGTTGCTCCTTTTTATGTATGACATTTGTAATCTTCGGTGAAATATATATAACAAACTTACACGATGAATGTTGGCAGGATGATTTAGTCCTTCCTTCGACAGACTTGTTGCCTCTGCAGCTGAATCTCCAAACTGGTTTTCTGTCTCTGCTATGGAAGCAACATCTGGAAATGGAAGCGAAGAACTCGTCTTCACTGATAGCAATCCATCGGGGGCATCTGTCTCAATCAAAATTCTGTCTTTGGGTACCTAGACAACAACTCTGGGGTCAAATTAAGTGACTATCGAAAATATTCCGAAATCAGtaaaaagtttttctccctcagTACTTGCATAATAACGCACGTTAATACCAACCGATTTAAGCATCTTCTTTGCTTTCTCCAGCTTCATGGATGTGAGATGCCCAGAAAATGAAAAGTACGATCCCAACTTTGCCAAGCCAGGGACCAACTCAGCAGATCCGATATATGAATGCAAAATAACACCTGCTGGGAAAGGCCCCGTGGATCTGGTCATGAAAAATAGTAATAAAATTGAGTTGTTACCAGATTCATCAAGGTACAGAATGATATGGATCAAACAACTAAGTTACTTCACTCCTGTTGCAGCCACCATTGGCAAGACAAGCTCCACATTCAATTAACAGAGATACTTTTGATGCATCACATTTTTAAAAACAACAATTACAAAATATTAAAAACCATTTTTTTCTCAACGTAAATTCTTTCAAAGTCTATCACAAAGAAGCCAGAAACTTTATTTGATGAAATCCCAAGGTTCATTGTCTGCAGCCTTACCATCACGAGATCAAGGTATAAATTCAACAGTGGATGAATAAACTAAATAAGCAGGTAGCACTACTGACACTTTGGAATCATGTTCATCCATAATTTTACATTTAACAATCAGATTATCTGAATGGTC comes from the Musa acuminata AAA Group cultivar baxijiao chromosome BXJ2-8, Cavendish_Baxijiao_AAA, whole genome shotgun sequence genome and includes:
- the LOC135582839 gene encoding uncharacterized protein LOC135582839 isoform X1, which gives rise to MSGVGVARQAGVVKIFDAHCHLQDRRIASVAPQLIRTALDSGVQRFVVNGVSEMDWHIVKQMGDEYPSIIPCFGLHPWYVNERSPNWFKSLREFLAETPGAAVGEIGLDKGAHAKNIDFGEQVDVFRQQLELAKVLEKPVSVHCLRAFGDLLEIMLSTGPFPAGVILHSYIGSAELVPGLAKLGSYFSFSGHLTSMKLEKAKKMLKSVGINVPKDRILIETDAPDGLLSVKTSSSLPFPDVASIAETENQFGDSAAEATSLSKEGLNHPANIHRVLKYVATLLEMPEEELAELSFQNATRLFSYPGSKVNSDG